Proteins encoded by one window of Candidatus Hydrogenedentota bacterium:
- a CDS encoding SDR family NAD(P)-dependent oxidoreductase → MYITGQRVLITGGSTGIGYATAALLIARGCKVVINGRDAERLNAAAGELGCGAAPGDVGDEADAARIVEETVAQIGGIDALVNNAGFGRFARLQDTTPANMEAVWRTNVLGAMLMARAAAPHFVAQRGGTIINIASTAGTKGFAGGTAYASSKFALRGMTECWRDELRRDDVRVVLINPSEVITEFAARAGHGQEDSPKKLHGEDIARAVAAVLEMDPRALVTEMTVIATNPF, encoded by the coding sequence ATGTACATCACCGGCCAGCGCGTACTCATCACCGGCGGCAGCACCGGCATCGGCTACGCAACCGCCGCCCTCCTGATCGCCCGCGGCTGCAAGGTCGTCATCAACGGACGCGACGCCGAACGCCTCAACGCCGCCGCCGGGGAACTGGGTTGCGGCGCCGCACCGGGCGATGTGGGCGACGAGGCCGACGCCGCGCGCATCGTCGAGGAAACCGTCGCCCAGATCGGCGGCATCGACGCCCTCGTGAACAACGCCGGCTTCGGCCGCTTCGCCCGCCTCCAGGACACCACCCCCGCCAACATGGAAGCCGTCTGGCGCACCAACGTCCTCGGCGCCATGCTCATGGCCCGCGCCGCCGCCCCCCACTTCGTCGCCCAGCGCGGCGGCACAATTATCAATATCGCCTCCACCGCGGGCACAAAAGGTTTCGCCGGCGGAACCGCCTACGCCTCCTCCAAGTTCGCCCTACGCGGCATGACCGAGTGCTGGCGCGATGAACTCCGCCGCGACGACGTCCGCGTCGTCCTCATCAACCCCAGCGAAGTCATCACCGAATTCGCCGCCCGCGCCGGACACGGCCAGGAAGACTCCCCGAAAAAGCTCCACGGCGAAGACATCGCCCGCGCCGTCGCCGCCGTACTCGAAATGGACCCCCGCGCCCTCGTCACCGAGATGACCGTAATCGCCACAAACCCATTCTAA
- a CDS encoding addiction module protein: MNNLDALREQVLALPEFQRAALLEDILTSFDPDLRKSVDQAWAAEAEDRLEAFGEGKIESVSMEEARNRVRA, from the coding sequence ATGAACAACCTCGACGCCCTCAGAGAACAAGTCCTCGCCCTGCCGGAATTTCAGCGTGCCGCGCTACTGGAGGATATCCTGACCAGTTTCGATCCGGACCTGCGCAAATCGGTAGACCAGGCGTGGGCCGCTGAAGCGGAAGATCGGCTAGAAGCCTTCGGGGAAGGCAAGATCGAGTCGGTTAGCATGGAAGAAGCCCGCAATCGCGTCCGTGCCTGA
- a CDS encoding type II toxin-antitoxin system RelE/ParE family toxin — MNARFLTQALLDLDQAVAYYEAEQPGLGHDFEEEVFECVDRICLNPRAWAHISSNTRRCITRRFPYGVIYQIRDDHILVIGIMHLSRHPDSWRNRS; from the coding sequence ATGAATGCGCGTTTCTTAACCCAGGCGCTCCTCGATCTGGACCAGGCGGTCGCATACTACGAAGCCGAGCAACCGGGATTGGGCCATGATTTCGAGGAAGAGGTCTTCGAATGCGTGGATCGCATCTGTTTGAATCCCAGGGCGTGGGCACACATATCATCGAACACCCGGCGCTGCATCACGCGCCGATTCCCGTATGGCGTCATCTACCAGATTCGCGATGATCACATTCTCGTAATTGGCATCATGCACCTCAGCCGCCATCCGGACTCCTGGCGCAACCGCTCCTGA